A genomic region of Venturia canescens isolate UGA chromosome 7, ASM1945775v1, whole genome shotgun sequence contains the following coding sequences:
- the chb gene encoding CLIP-associating protein 1-A isoform X4 → MALNPRDMDAFVALLSTSDIKKKLTVGNLLLNYLGDPTKSIECQDIGLFIDQIIPWLANGNAKVVQNGLEVLTYLADRMGHDFRPYISTIIQPTIDRLGDSKDLTREKARLVLLKVMEKGSMMPQQLLDRLHPAFGHKNAKLREEALVLLTTTLNEHGADEMLLSGVIPSIVKLLSDPNEKVRETAVNTAVTIYTHVGERFRMDLQRKHNVPQAKWALLAEKFDQVKTDGDFLPLALSSDVGKDNDEPDRAIKSAPVKRTTSVPLKRSQFGPAKAPLSTPGQAGAVDEETFLTAFEDVPSVKLFSAKDLEEQMKVISETIGDDKKDWKQRTDSLKRLRGIIVAGGTNYENFTELLKSIQRPFAGACTDLRSQVVREACITLAFLSHHLKNKLAGFVEAILVSIMNLIQNSAKVVATAGAVALRFIFQNTHSGRFIPIIAASLSNKSKDIRRASCEYLNLILQSWPTLILQKHVTVLQDAIKKGVADSDSEARAFARKSYWAFKDHFPEQAEVLLNSLDATYKRSLMSLSNSGSINSLNTVPRSMNTSPRASRPGLSSTGRVTPGPRSTSAIDLQAAKRAQARTVYANLNRMRATPHNDHGGEGATRQARFNRSPDMAAAAANTERTPRTRTKVAGVSQSQPNSRSGSPSSRSSYATYNRDNENSAIRPRRLSGQGIRSGSNSREPSPQRFAMDRSFASKIRGRNMYMSPSERPPTSRPVMAQKMLQQSREAESALADALTGKGDHSDDSETNSICSEHSFDGIRRASDSYSWSGSQQRLYRDHWDQSIVKDIKEIIENCGRNPWTNRKEGLIGLHNFLSNGNTLSASELRKVTDIFAKMFMDSHTKVFSLFLDTLTVLITTHREDLNDWLYVLCARLLNKLGTDLLGSVQTKVYKTLDVVRESFPGDLLLPAVMRFLTDPTQTPNSRVKVATLNFLMHVAGNSQPSALNPTCKSALARLLNWTMDVKSQDVRRHAEEAVIALYNLNPPQFPMILGELPKFYQDAAMPLIQAHLKRSSSSSNPSSPGMETGRLLHSPARTRTKTDVDMTDADNLNPEEVYKSLRRTTAEIQNYGFERTTTSKDSGISNMADVEEKMESLTLTNSGRSSSVSSPTQRGKPVNNNGSSDTIAGDLILPQQQENNGYGTHSSSPDMLLRGPEVVDNTIKTLQSAISQNSAKVQALEEFQLYVRDCDAAYIKQQFKKLLKTLLECLASEDKQLEIQVLQTLIEMLKCPELVESFSKYAELVVLKVLHAHKIDEPPEKPCDATSSSAVAVTSPDRPAKQWHGLKVAEKCAAMIARVLPVDQIIRLASTSITTEPFPKNVGAIKMLHEAVEHRGREAIEPYLSEIMPGLITAYDDHESKVRKSAVFCMVAIHNAVGQEVMKPHLVPLYGSKLKLLNIYIQRAQQTASQPASPRGKN, encoded by the exons ATGGCATTGAATCCTCGAGATATGGACGCCTTTGTCGCGCTACTCTCCACTTCTGACATCAAGAAAAAACTGACTGTTGGAAATTTATTGCTCAATTATCTCGGGGATCCTACCAAGAGTATAGAGTGCCAGGATATCGGTTTGTTCATCGACCAAATTATTCCTTGGCTCGCCAATGGAAATGCCAAG GTAGTGCAAAATGGCCTCGAAGTTCTCACGTACCTCGCGGACCGAATGGGCCACGATTTCAGGCCTTACATTTCCACCATTATTCAACCGACGATAGACAGGCTAG GTGACAGCAAAGATCTGACTCGAGAGAAAGCTCGCCTCGTATTACTAAAAGTTATGGAAAAGGGTAGCATGATGCCTCAGCAATTGCTCGATCGCCTCCATCCAGCGTTCGGCCACAAGAATGCAAAACTTCGAGAAGAAGCTCTCGTGCTGCTCACAACGACCCTTAACGA ACACGGAGCAGACGAGATGCTACTTTCAGGCGTGATACCGAGTATCGTCAAACTGCTCTCGGACCCGAACGAAAAGGTTCGCGAGACCGCTGTCAACACAGCCGTGACAATCTACACCCACGTGGGCGAGCGATTCCGCATGGATCTTCAGAGAAAGCACAACGTACCACAAGCAAA ATGGGCTCTGCTGGCAGAAAAATTCGATCAAGTAAAAACGGACGGAGACTTTTTACCACTGGCATTGTCTTCCGATG TTGGTAAAGATAACGACGAGCCAGATAGAGCG ATCAAGTCCGCGCCGGTCAAGAGAACGACGAGCGTTCCACTCAAGAGAAGTCAGTTTGGTCCTGCAAAAGCCCCTTTGAGTACTCCAG gCCAAGCCGGTGCCGTGGACGAGGAGACCTTTTTGACCGCGTTCGAAGATGTTCCGTCTGTTAAATTATTCTCGGCCAAGGATCTCGAGGAGCAAATGAAGGTGATAAGCGAGACCATAGGCGACGACAAAAAAGACTGGAAACAAAGAACCGACAGC TTGAAAAGGCTACGAGGCATAATAGTCGCGGGTGGTACAAATTACGAAAACTTTACGGAATTGTTGAAAAGTATCCAGCGGCCATTTGCGGGCGCCTGCACAGATCTGAGGTCTCAAGTAGTCAGGGAGGCGTGCATAACCCTGGCCTTTCTAAGTCATCATTTGAAGAACAAACTCGCCGGCTTCGTTGAGGCCATTCTAGTCTCGATAATGAACCTCATACAAAATAGTGCCAAG gTGGTCGCAACGGCGGGTGCGGTGGCGCTACGCTTCATATTTCAAAATACCCACAGCGGACGGTTCATTCCGATTATAGCAGCTTCTCTGAGCAACAAGAGTAAAGATATACGTCGCGCCTCTTGCGAGTATCTCAACCTCATACTGCAATCGTGGCCCACTTTAATTCTTCAGAAACATGTGACAGTACTTCAGGATGCGATAAAAAAAGGCGTCGCTGATTCTGACTCGGAAGCTCGTGCATTCGCCCGGAA ATCTTACTGGGCTTTCAAAGATCATTTTCCGGAACAAGCAGAGGTTCTTTTGAACAGTCTTGACGCTACCTACAAAAGATCCCTCATGTCTTTGAGTAACAGCGGGAGTATAAACAGCCTAAATACAGTACCAAGGTCAATGAACACGAGTCCTCGTGCCTCGAGGCCGGGGCTTTCTTCAACAG GTCGAGTCACGCCCGGCCCGAGATCGACGAGCGCGATCGATCTTCAAGCAGCGAAACGAGCCCAGGCTAGAACGGTTTATGCCAATTTGAACCGCATGCGAGCCACTCCGC ATAACGATCATGGAGGTGAAGGTGCTACGAGACAAG CTCGCTTCAACAGATCACCGGACATGGCCGCAGCAGCCGCGAACACCGAAAGAACACCGAGGACTCGCACAAAAGTTGCCGGTGTTTCTCAATCTCAAC CGAACAGCAGATCAGGTTCACCGTCGTCGAGATCGAGTTACGCGACGTATAATCGCGATAACGAAAATTCAGCGATTAGACCACGTCGTCTCTCCGGACAGGGAATTCGTAGCGGAAGCAATAGTCGCGAACCCAGTCCTCAAAGATTTGCCATGGATCGGAGCTTCGCTTCGAAAATAag AGGACGAAATATGTATATGTCACCGAGTGAAAGACCACCGACTTCAAGGCCGGTGATGGCTCAGAAAATGCTGCAACAGTCGCGCGAGGCGGAATCTGCTCTGGCTGATGCGCTCACCGGTAAAGGTGACCACAGCGATGACAGCGAAACCAACAGTATCTGCTCGGAGCACAGCTTCGACGGTATCAGACGTGCCAGTGAT TCGTATTCGTGGAGCGGCTCGCAACAGAGACTTTATCGCGACCATTGGGATCAATCGATTGTTAAG GACATCAAGGAAATAATCGAGAATTGTGGTCGTAACCCATGGACCAATCGAAAAGAAGGTCTCATAGGGCTTCACAACTTTCTCTCTAATGGAAATACGCTATCAGCCTCGGAGCTCCGCAAAGTCACCGACATATTTGCTAAAATGTTTATGGATTCGCACACCAAAGTGTTTAGCCTTTTCCTTGATACACTAACGGTATTGATAACGACACATCGAGAggatttaaatgattggcttTATGTGCTTTGTGCGAGGCTCCTCAACAAATTGGGCACCGATCTTCTTGGCTCTGTACAGACTAAAGTTTACAAAACTCTTGATGTTGTTAG AGAGTCCTTTCCCGGTGATCTGTTGTTACCCGCAGTCATGAGATTTCTTACGGATCCTACGCAAACGCCCAATTCTCGGGTCAAAGTAGcaacgttgaattttttgatgcaCGTTGCCGGTAATTCGCAACCTTCTGCTCTCAACCCAACTTGTAAATCAGCTCTCGCGCGATTACTTAATTGGACAATGGACGTTAAGAGCCAGGACGTAAGGAGACACGCCGAAGAAGCCGTAATCGCACTTTATAATCTCAACCCGCCTCAATTCCCAATGATTCTCGGTGAATTGCCGAAATTCTATCAG GACGCAGCTATGCCTCTCATTCAGGCACATTTGAAAAGATCATCGAGTTCGAGCAATCCGTCGTCACCGGGTATGGAAACCGGACGTTTGTTGCATTCACCAGCTCGCACGAGAACGAAAACAGACGTCGATATGACAGATGCCGACAATCTCAATCCCGAGGAAGTCTACAA GTCTTTGAGACGCACGACAGCCGAAATACAAAATTATGGTTTCGAAAGAACCACAACCAGTAAAGATAGCGGTATAAGCAACATGGCTGATGTCGAAGAGAAAATGGAGAGTCTCACTCTAACAAATTCC ggCCGTTCTTCGTCCGTGTCTTCGCCTACGCAGCGTGGTAAGCCTGTTAACAATAATGGCTCGAGTGACACAATAGCTGGCGATTTGATATTGCCGCAACAGCAGGAAAATAACGGTTACGGAACACATA GTTCTTCTCCGGACATGCTACTCCGAGGTCCGGAAGTTGTTGATAACACGATCAAGACGCTCCAGTCCGCGATTAGTCAGAATTCTGCGAAAGTTCAAGCCCTTGAAGAATTTCAACTGTACGTACGCGACTGTGACGCGGCCTACATAAAACAGCAGTTCAA AAAATTACTAAAGACCCTTCTCGAGTGTCTAGCGTCAGAGGATAAACAGCTTGAGATTCAGGTGCTTCAGACGCTGATCGAGATGCTTAAGTGTCCAGAGCTTGTTGAGTCGTTCAGCAAGTACGCGGAATTGGTGGTATTGAAGGTTTTGCATGCTCACAAAATCGACGAGCCGCCAGAAAAACCATGCGACGCGACGAGTTCCAGCGCAGTTGCTGTTACCAGTCCTGACAGACCTGCCAAACAGTGGCACGGGCTTAAAGTAGCTGAAAAATGTGCGGCAATGATTGCGAGGGTACTGCCGGTCGATCAAATAATACGCCTAGCTTCAACCTCGATTACGACAGAACCTTTTCCCAAAAATGTTGGGGCCATCAAAATGTTGCACGAGGCTGTCGAACATCGAGGTCGTGAGGCAATCGAACCATACTTATCGGAAATCATGCCCGGTCTGATCACG GCTTACGATGACCACGAGAGTAAAGTACGAAAGAGCGCTGTGTTTTGCATGGTAGCAATACACAACGCGGTTGGCCAAGAAGTAATGAAGCCGCATTTGGTTCCACTGTATGGAAGTAAGCTCAAGCTGTTGAACATTTATATACAAAGAGCACAGCAGACGGCGAGTCAGCCAGCGAGTCCTCGTGGCAAGAACTAA
- the chb gene encoding CLIP-associating protein 1-A isoform X5 gives MALNPRDMDAFVALLSTSDIKKKLTVGNLLLNYLGDPTKSIECQDIGLFIDQIIPWLANGNAKVVQNGLEVLTYLADRMGHDFRPYISTIIQPTIDRLGDSKDLTREKARLVLLKVMEKGSMMPQQLLDRLHPAFGHKNAKLREEALVLLTTTLNEHGADEMLLSGVIPSIVKLLSDPNEKVRETAVNTAVTIYTHVGERFRMDLQRKHNVPQAKWALLAEKFDQVKTDGDFLPLALSSDVGKDNDEPDRAIKSAPVKRTTSVPLKRSQFGPAKAPLSTPGQAGAVDEETFLTAFEDVPSVKLFSAKDLEEQMKVISETIGDDKKDWKQRTDSLKRLRGIIVAGGTNYENFTELLKSIQRPFAGACTDLRSQVVREACITLAFLSHHLKNKLAGFVEAILVSIMNLIQNSAKVVATAGAVALRFIFQNTHSGRFIPIIAASLSNKSKDIRRASCEYLNLILQSWPTLILQKHVTVLQDAIKKGVADSDSEARAFARKSYWAFKDHFPEQAEVLLNSLDATYKRSLMSLSNSGSINSLNTVPRSMNTSPRASRPGLSSTGRVTPGPRSTSAIDLQAAKRAQARTVYANLNRMRATPPRFNRSPDMAAAAANTERTPRTRTKVAGVSQSQPNSRSGSPSSRSSYATYNRDNENSAIRPRRLSGQGIRSGSNSREPSPQRFAMDRSFASKIRGRNMYMSPSERPPTSRPVMAQKMLQQSREAESALADALTGKGDHSDDSETNSICSEHSFDGIRRASDSYSWSGSQQRLYRDHWDQSIVKDIKEIIENCGRNPWTNRKEGLIGLHNFLSNGNTLSASELRKVTDIFAKMFMDSHTKVFSLFLDTLTVLITTHREDLNDWLYVLCARLLNKLGTDLLGSVQTKVYKTLDVVRESFPGDLLLPAVMRFLTDPTQTPNSRVKVATLNFLMHVAGNSQPSALNPTCKSALARLLNWTMDVKSQDVRRHAEEAVIALYNLNPPQFPMILGELPKFYQDAAMPLIQAHLKRSSSSSNPSSPGMETGRLLHSPARTRTKTDVDMTDADNLNPEEVYKSLRRTTAEIQNYGFERTTTSKDSGISNMADVEEKMESLTLTNSGRSSSVSSPTQRGKPVNNNGSSDTIAGDLILPQQQENNGYGTHSSSPDMLLRGPEVVDNTIKTLQSAISQNSAKVQALEEFQLYVRDCDAAYIKQQFKKLLKTLLECLASEDKQLEIQVLQTLIEMLKCPELVESFSKYAELVVLKVLHAHKIDEPPEKPCDATSSSAVAVTSPDRPAKQWHGLKVAEKCAAMIARVLPVDQIIRLASTSITTEPFPKNVGAIKMLHEAVEHRGREAIEPYLSEIMPGLITAYDDHESKVRKSAVFCMVAIHNAVGQEVMKPHLVPLYGSKLKLLNIYIQRAQQTASQPASPRGKN, from the exons ATGGCATTGAATCCTCGAGATATGGACGCCTTTGTCGCGCTACTCTCCACTTCTGACATCAAGAAAAAACTGACTGTTGGAAATTTATTGCTCAATTATCTCGGGGATCCTACCAAGAGTATAGAGTGCCAGGATATCGGTTTGTTCATCGACCAAATTATTCCTTGGCTCGCCAATGGAAATGCCAAG GTAGTGCAAAATGGCCTCGAAGTTCTCACGTACCTCGCGGACCGAATGGGCCACGATTTCAGGCCTTACATTTCCACCATTATTCAACCGACGATAGACAGGCTAG GTGACAGCAAAGATCTGACTCGAGAGAAAGCTCGCCTCGTATTACTAAAAGTTATGGAAAAGGGTAGCATGATGCCTCAGCAATTGCTCGATCGCCTCCATCCAGCGTTCGGCCACAAGAATGCAAAACTTCGAGAAGAAGCTCTCGTGCTGCTCACAACGACCCTTAACGA ACACGGAGCAGACGAGATGCTACTTTCAGGCGTGATACCGAGTATCGTCAAACTGCTCTCGGACCCGAACGAAAAGGTTCGCGAGACCGCTGTCAACACAGCCGTGACAATCTACACCCACGTGGGCGAGCGATTCCGCATGGATCTTCAGAGAAAGCACAACGTACCACAAGCAAA ATGGGCTCTGCTGGCAGAAAAATTCGATCAAGTAAAAACGGACGGAGACTTTTTACCACTGGCATTGTCTTCCGATG TTGGTAAAGATAACGACGAGCCAGATAGAGCG ATCAAGTCCGCGCCGGTCAAGAGAACGACGAGCGTTCCACTCAAGAGAAGTCAGTTTGGTCCTGCAAAAGCCCCTTTGAGTACTCCAG gCCAAGCCGGTGCCGTGGACGAGGAGACCTTTTTGACCGCGTTCGAAGATGTTCCGTCTGTTAAATTATTCTCGGCCAAGGATCTCGAGGAGCAAATGAAGGTGATAAGCGAGACCATAGGCGACGACAAAAAAGACTGGAAACAAAGAACCGACAGC TTGAAAAGGCTACGAGGCATAATAGTCGCGGGTGGTACAAATTACGAAAACTTTACGGAATTGTTGAAAAGTATCCAGCGGCCATTTGCGGGCGCCTGCACAGATCTGAGGTCTCAAGTAGTCAGGGAGGCGTGCATAACCCTGGCCTTTCTAAGTCATCATTTGAAGAACAAACTCGCCGGCTTCGTTGAGGCCATTCTAGTCTCGATAATGAACCTCATACAAAATAGTGCCAAG gTGGTCGCAACGGCGGGTGCGGTGGCGCTACGCTTCATATTTCAAAATACCCACAGCGGACGGTTCATTCCGATTATAGCAGCTTCTCTGAGCAACAAGAGTAAAGATATACGTCGCGCCTCTTGCGAGTATCTCAACCTCATACTGCAATCGTGGCCCACTTTAATTCTTCAGAAACATGTGACAGTACTTCAGGATGCGATAAAAAAAGGCGTCGCTGATTCTGACTCGGAAGCTCGTGCATTCGCCCGGAA ATCTTACTGGGCTTTCAAAGATCATTTTCCGGAACAAGCAGAGGTTCTTTTGAACAGTCTTGACGCTACCTACAAAAGATCCCTCATGTCTTTGAGTAACAGCGGGAGTATAAACAGCCTAAATACAGTACCAAGGTCAATGAACACGAGTCCTCGTGCCTCGAGGCCGGGGCTTTCTTCAACAG GTCGAGTCACGCCCGGCCCGAGATCGACGAGCGCGATCGATCTTCAAGCAGCGAAACGAGCCCAGGCTAGAACGGTTTATGCCAATTTGAACCGCATGCGAGCCACTCCGC CTCGCTTCAACAGATCACCGGACATGGCCGCAGCAGCCGCGAACACCGAAAGAACACCGAGGACTCGCACAAAAGTTGCCGGTGTTTCTCAATCTCAAC CGAACAGCAGATCAGGTTCACCGTCGTCGAGATCGAGTTACGCGACGTATAATCGCGATAACGAAAATTCAGCGATTAGACCACGTCGTCTCTCCGGACAGGGAATTCGTAGCGGAAGCAATAGTCGCGAACCCAGTCCTCAAAGATTTGCCATGGATCGGAGCTTCGCTTCGAAAATAag AGGACGAAATATGTATATGTCACCGAGTGAAAGACCACCGACTTCAAGGCCGGTGATGGCTCAGAAAATGCTGCAACAGTCGCGCGAGGCGGAATCTGCTCTGGCTGATGCGCTCACCGGTAAAGGTGACCACAGCGATGACAGCGAAACCAACAGTATCTGCTCGGAGCACAGCTTCGACGGTATCAGACGTGCCAGTGAT TCGTATTCGTGGAGCGGCTCGCAACAGAGACTTTATCGCGACCATTGGGATCAATCGATTGTTAAG GACATCAAGGAAATAATCGAGAATTGTGGTCGTAACCCATGGACCAATCGAAAAGAAGGTCTCATAGGGCTTCACAACTTTCTCTCTAATGGAAATACGCTATCAGCCTCGGAGCTCCGCAAAGTCACCGACATATTTGCTAAAATGTTTATGGATTCGCACACCAAAGTGTTTAGCCTTTTCCTTGATACACTAACGGTATTGATAACGACACATCGAGAggatttaaatgattggcttTATGTGCTTTGTGCGAGGCTCCTCAACAAATTGGGCACCGATCTTCTTGGCTCTGTACAGACTAAAGTTTACAAAACTCTTGATGTTGTTAG AGAGTCCTTTCCCGGTGATCTGTTGTTACCCGCAGTCATGAGATTTCTTACGGATCCTACGCAAACGCCCAATTCTCGGGTCAAAGTAGcaacgttgaattttttgatgcaCGTTGCCGGTAATTCGCAACCTTCTGCTCTCAACCCAACTTGTAAATCAGCTCTCGCGCGATTACTTAATTGGACAATGGACGTTAAGAGCCAGGACGTAAGGAGACACGCCGAAGAAGCCGTAATCGCACTTTATAATCTCAACCCGCCTCAATTCCCAATGATTCTCGGTGAATTGCCGAAATTCTATCAG GACGCAGCTATGCCTCTCATTCAGGCACATTTGAAAAGATCATCGAGTTCGAGCAATCCGTCGTCACCGGGTATGGAAACCGGACGTTTGTTGCATTCACCAGCTCGCACGAGAACGAAAACAGACGTCGATATGACAGATGCCGACAATCTCAATCCCGAGGAAGTCTACAA GTCTTTGAGACGCACGACAGCCGAAATACAAAATTATGGTTTCGAAAGAACCACAACCAGTAAAGATAGCGGTATAAGCAACATGGCTGATGTCGAAGAGAAAATGGAGAGTCTCACTCTAACAAATTCC ggCCGTTCTTCGTCCGTGTCTTCGCCTACGCAGCGTGGTAAGCCTGTTAACAATAATGGCTCGAGTGACACAATAGCTGGCGATTTGATATTGCCGCAACAGCAGGAAAATAACGGTTACGGAACACATA GTTCTTCTCCGGACATGCTACTCCGAGGTCCGGAAGTTGTTGATAACACGATCAAGACGCTCCAGTCCGCGATTAGTCAGAATTCTGCGAAAGTTCAAGCCCTTGAAGAATTTCAACTGTACGTACGCGACTGTGACGCGGCCTACATAAAACAGCAGTTCAA AAAATTACTAAAGACCCTTCTCGAGTGTCTAGCGTCAGAGGATAAACAGCTTGAGATTCAGGTGCTTCAGACGCTGATCGAGATGCTTAAGTGTCCAGAGCTTGTTGAGTCGTTCAGCAAGTACGCGGAATTGGTGGTATTGAAGGTTTTGCATGCTCACAAAATCGACGAGCCGCCAGAAAAACCATGCGACGCGACGAGTTCCAGCGCAGTTGCTGTTACCAGTCCTGACAGACCTGCCAAACAGTGGCACGGGCTTAAAGTAGCTGAAAAATGTGCGGCAATGATTGCGAGGGTACTGCCGGTCGATCAAATAATACGCCTAGCTTCAACCTCGATTACGACAGAACCTTTTCCCAAAAATGTTGGGGCCATCAAAATGTTGCACGAGGCTGTCGAACATCGAGGTCGTGAGGCAATCGAACCATACTTATCGGAAATCATGCCCGGTCTGATCACG GCTTACGATGACCACGAGAGTAAAGTACGAAAGAGCGCTGTGTTTTGCATGGTAGCAATACACAACGCGGTTGGCCAAGAAGTAATGAAGCCGCATTTGGTTCCACTGTATGGAAGTAAGCTCAAGCTGTTGAACATTTATATACAAAGAGCACAGCAGACGGCGAGTCAGCCAGCGAGTCCTCGTGGCAAGAACTAA